The following proteins are co-located in the Bordetella bronchialis genome:
- a CDS encoding ABC transporter permease: MNFRNGPIGLLFHTLFILFILAPIVMVCAVAFTSEGFISLPSGGLSLRWFRAILDNPRFIEAFWFSLGLGTLSATLAIGLAVPSALALARNRFVGREALLAFFLSPLMIPHVVLGLAFLKFFTTVDLAGTYVGLVVAHVILVMPYALRLVLASATGIDPALERAAQSLGASNWTAFRRVVLPLLLPGVVSGWVIAFITSFDELTMSIFIASPSTTTLPVRIFLHIEDTIDPLVTAVSAVLIYVTIIAIFILDRLVGLEKLFVGKGR; encoded by the coding sequence ATGAACTTCCGGAACGGCCCCATCGGCCTGCTGTTCCATACGCTTTTCATCCTGTTCATCCTGGCGCCCATCGTGATGGTCTGCGCGGTGGCGTTCACCTCCGAGGGTTTCATCTCGCTGCCCAGCGGCGGCCTGTCCCTGCGCTGGTTCCGCGCCATCCTGGACAACCCCCGCTTCATCGAGGCGTTCTGGTTCAGCCTGGGGCTGGGCACGCTGTCGGCCACGCTGGCGATCGGGCTGGCGGTCCCCAGCGCGTTGGCGCTGGCGCGCAACCGGTTCGTTGGCCGCGAAGCCTTGCTGGCGTTCTTCCTGTCGCCGCTGATGATTCCGCACGTGGTGCTGGGCTTGGCCTTCCTGAAGTTCTTCACCACCGTGGACCTGGCCGGCACCTATGTCGGGCTGGTGGTGGCGCACGTGATCCTGGTAATGCCCTATGCGCTGCGGCTGGTGCTGGCGTCGGCCACCGGCATCGACCCGGCGCTGGAGCGTGCGGCGCAGTCGCTGGGCGCGTCCAACTGGACCGCCTTCCGGCGTGTGGTGCTGCCGCTGCTGCTGCCGGGCGTGGTAAGCGGCTGGGTGATCGCCTTCATCACCAGCTTCGACGAGCTGACCATGTCGATCTTCATCGCTTCGCCGTCCACGACCACGCTGCCGGTGCGCATCTTCCTGCACATCGAGGACACCATCGACCCACTGGTGACGGCCGTGTCGGCCGTGCTGATCTACGTGACCATCATCGCCATCTTCATCCTGGACCGCCTGGTGGGCCTGGAAAAGCTGTTTGTCGGAAAGGGACGTTAA
- a CDS encoding ABC transporter permease, giving the protein MSARVNPWLLSGPALALYATFLVVPMALVFLISFFDFQFYGGVQATFTWKNYIEILGDGYYYEIYARTFGVAALVTVACLVLGTAEAYVLSRMANPWKSLFLMVVLGPLLISVVVRTLGWALLFGSTGLINKALMGIGLISTPMDLMYSNLGVGIALTHVLVPFMVISVWASLQRINPSTEAAALSLGASQFTVIRRVIVPQVMPGILSGSIMVFALAASSFATPAIIGGRRLKNVATAAYDEFLNTLNWPLGAALAVVLLVATVVVLLSANRLIERRYGAVFNPSGA; this is encoded by the coding sequence ATGAGCGCGCGCGTCAACCCCTGGCTGTTGAGCGGGCCGGCGCTGGCTCTCTACGCCACCTTTCTGGTGGTGCCGATGGCGCTGGTATTCCTGATCAGCTTCTTCGACTTCCAGTTCTACGGCGGCGTGCAGGCCACCTTCACCTGGAAGAACTACATCGAGATCCTGGGCGACGGCTATTACTACGAAATCTACGCCCGGACCTTCGGCGTGGCGGCGCTGGTGACGGTGGCCTGCCTGGTGCTGGGCACGGCGGAAGCCTATGTGCTGTCGCGCATGGCCAATCCGTGGAAGAGCCTGTTCCTGATGGTGGTGCTGGGGCCGCTGCTGATTTCGGTGGTGGTGCGCACGCTGGGCTGGGCCTTGCTGTTCGGTTCCACCGGCCTCATCAACAAGGCGCTGATGGGCATCGGCCTGATCTCGACGCCGATGGACCTGATGTACAGCAATCTGGGCGTGGGTATTGCGCTGACGCACGTGCTGGTGCCGTTCATGGTGATCTCGGTGTGGGCGTCGTTGCAGCGGATCAATCCGTCTACCGAGGCCGCCGCGCTGTCGCTGGGCGCCAGCCAGTTCACCGTGATCCGGCGCGTGATCGTGCCGCAGGTCATGCCGGGCATCCTGTCGGGCTCGATCATGGTGTTCGCCTTGGCCGCCAGTTCGTTCGCCACGCCCGCCATCATCGGCGGCCGCCGCCTGAAAAACGTGGCCACCGCCGCCTACGACGAATTCCTGAACACGCTGAATTGGCCGCTAGGCGCGGCGCTGGCGGTGGTGCTGCTGGTGGCGACCGTCGTGGTGCTGTTGTCGGCCAACCGGCTGATCGAGCGCCGCTATGGCGCGGTCTTCAATCCGTCGGGAGCCTGA
- a CDS encoding NAD(P)/FAD-dependent oxidoreductase, translated as MTDETQLAAPRAPAHRGVYDAVVIGGGLVGSALAYGLRRELDRVAVLDEGDVAYRASRGNFGLVWVQSKGMGLPRYGVWTMTSATAWSQLAAELRDQTGVDVHLEQRGGLHALLSDEEMEARATFMRTLLAQPGMAQYDWKLLDRQELADMVPGIGPEVRGASWTPVDGIANPLKLLRALHMSFAQRAVDYLPRCPAQNIRQNDGVFEITTPAGTVRGRKLVLASGLSNKALGEQVGLSVPVRPQRGQIVVLERTRRLLETPLSTLRQTDEGTWLIGDSQEEAGYVDNQVGLPILGTLADRAVRTLPALREVRVVRSWAALRVMSKDGFPIYQQSEACPGAFVATCHSGVTLAAAHALKLAPMIAAGRLADDMAPFSTRRFHVQEA; from the coding sequence ATGACGGACGAAACACAACTGGCGGCGCCGCGCGCGCCGGCGCATCGCGGCGTCTACGACGCCGTGGTGATCGGCGGCGGCCTGGTCGGCTCGGCCCTGGCCTACGGGCTGCGGCGCGAGCTGGACCGCGTCGCGGTGCTGGACGAGGGCGATGTCGCCTACCGTGCCTCACGCGGCAACTTCGGCCTGGTATGGGTGCAGAGCAAGGGCATGGGGCTGCCGCGCTACGGCGTGTGGACCATGACCTCGGCCACCGCCTGGTCGCAACTGGCGGCCGAGCTGCGGGACCAGACCGGCGTGGACGTGCACCTGGAGCAGCGCGGCGGCCTGCACGCGCTATTGAGCGACGAGGAAATGGAAGCGCGCGCCACCTTCATGCGCACGCTGCTGGCGCAGCCCGGCATGGCGCAATACGACTGGAAGCTGCTGGATCGCCAGGAGCTGGCCGACATGGTGCCGGGCATCGGTCCCGAGGTACGCGGCGCCAGCTGGACGCCGGTGGACGGCATCGCCAATCCGCTGAAGCTGCTGCGTGCGCTGCACATGAGTTTTGCACAGCGGGCCGTGGATTACCTGCCGCGCTGTCCGGCGCAAAACATCCGCCAAAACGACGGCGTGTTCGAGATCACCACGCCGGCCGGCACGGTGCGCGGCCGCAAGCTGGTGTTGGCCAGCGGGCTGTCGAACAAGGCGCTGGGCGAACAGGTCGGCCTGTCGGTGCCGGTGCGGCCGCAGCGCGGCCAGATCGTGGTGCTGGAGCGGACCCGCCGCCTGCTGGAAACGCCGCTTTCCACCTTGCGCCAGACCGATGAGGGCACCTGGCTGATCGGCGACTCGCAGGAAGAGGCCGGCTATGTGGACAACCAGGTGGGCTTGCCTATCCTGGGCACGCTGGCCGACCGCGCCGTGCGTACCTTGCCGGCCCTGCGCGAGGTGCGGGTGGTGCGCAGCTGGGCCGCGCTGCGCGTGATGTCCAAGGATGGTTTCCCCATCTATCAACAATCCGAGGCGTGCCCGGGCGCTTTCGTCGCCACCTGTCACAGCGGCGTGACCCTGGCCGCCGCGCACGCGCTCAAACTGGCGCCGATGATCGCCGCCGGCCGGCTGGCCGACGACATGGCGCCCTTCTCGACCCGGAGGTTCCATGTTCAAGAGGCTTGA